The Methylobacterium currus genome contains a region encoding:
- a CDS encoding bile acid:sodium symporter family protein — MLSRFRPDTFTLMIVGALILGSLLPVQDRPAEWLGVFANGMIALLFFLHGARIDRQTALAGLVHWRLHLVVFASTFVLFPILGLAAGLLSPTLLTPALAAGVLFLCVLPSTVQSSIAFTSVAGGNVPAAICSASASNILGMFITPLLVAVLLNTQGSHHGFDWGAVGKIMAQLLLPFALGQLLQPRLGPWLTRHKPLTMVVDRGSILLIVYIAFSHAVVTGLWSRTPLPALATMLVVDLVLLAAVLAITTAASRLLGFSKEDEITIVFCGSKKSLASGVPMANVIFAGQDVGGIMLPLMLFHQVQLMACAALARRYAARTQDALAAEEGPARAGVAPAAAKLAAR, encoded by the coding sequence ATGCTCTCGCGCTTTCGCCCCGATACCTTCACGCTGATGATCGTCGGCGCCCTGATCCTCGGCAGCCTGCTGCCGGTTCAGGACCGGCCGGCCGAGTGGCTCGGCGTCTTCGCCAACGGCATGATCGCGCTCCTCTTCTTCCTGCACGGGGCGCGCATCGACCGTCAGACGGCGCTCGCCGGGCTGGTGCATTGGCGGCTGCACCTCGTGGTCTTCGCCTCGACCTTCGTGCTGTTCCCGATCCTCGGCCTCGCCGCCGGCCTGCTCAGCCCGACCCTGCTGACCCCGGCGCTGGCCGCGGGCGTGCTCTTCCTCTGCGTGCTGCCCTCCACCGTGCAATCCTCCATCGCCTTCACGTCGGTGGCGGGCGGCAACGTGCCGGCGGCGATCTGCTCGGCCTCGGCCTCGAACATCCTCGGCATGTTCATCACCCCGCTCCTCGTCGCGGTGCTGCTCAACACGCAAGGCAGCCACCACGGCTTCGATTGGGGGGCGGTCGGCAAGATCATGGCCCAGCTGCTCCTGCCCTTCGCGCTCGGCCAGCTGCTGCAGCCGCGCCTCGGCCCGTGGCTGACCCGGCACAAGCCGCTGACCATGGTGGTCGATCGCGGCTCGATCCTGCTCATCGTCTACATCGCCTTCAGCCACGCGGTGGTGACCGGCCTGTGGAGCCGCACGCCCCTGCCGGCGCTGGCCACCATGCTGGTCGTCGACCTGGTTCTGCTCGCCGCGGTGCTGGCGATCACGACCGCCGCGAGCCGCCTCCTCGGCTTCTCGAAGGAGGACGAGATCACCATCGTGTTCTGCGGCTCGAAGAAGAGCCTGGCTTCCGGCGTGCCGATGGCGAACGTGATCTTCGCCGGTCAGGATGTCGGCGGCATCATGCTGCCCCTGATGCTCTTCCATCAGGTCCAGCTCATGGCTTGCGCCGCGCTCGCCCGCCGCTACGCCGCGCGCACGCAAGACGCGCTCGCCGCCGAGGAGGGCCCGGCCCGGGCCGGCGTCGCGCCGGCCGCCGCGAAGCTCGCGGCGCGCTGA
- a CDS encoding O-antigen ligase family protein, whose protein sequence is MTTFVLPRRDLAAVPVLSLLRGFGHVLMAAFIFFACFAFSDTSPYDIVAIPTIVLWVLLGVRLYRGAVPVVMVLLVFVGATVVALMPYLDEDLSAIWTLQLCYLAVTGIFFTMFFSDGSDRRIEAALKVYTASTLFSAVLGIGGYLELIGNEELFSKYGRASGTFQDPNVFGSFLTLGALYLMHNLLTGRARHPLLSGLGLGILLTGVFLSFSRGSWGGTLAMSGLMVLMLHQTSAPFLRRRIVLLAALTAGFGAVALVGLLSVGNVGETFAKRAAVTQDYDEGETGRFGNQLRGIGMLIEDPLGMGPLRWRRTFNLEPHNSYIGAFSNGGWVGGVAFVFLVLMTTRVGLRLMSQDTPYRRHAQIVVPALLMFFLQAMQIDMEKWRHVYMMLGMVWGLEAARVRWLAGGEA, encoded by the coding sequence ATGACCACGTTCGTCCTGCCGCGCCGCGACCTCGCCGCGGTGCCGGTCCTGTCGCTGCTGCGCGGCTTCGGCCACGTCCTGATGGCGGCGTTCATCTTCTTCGCCTGCTTCGCCTTCTCGGACACATCGCCCTACGACATCGTGGCAATCCCGACCATCGTGCTCTGGGTCCTGCTCGGCGTGCGGCTCTACCGCGGGGCGGTGCCCGTCGTCATGGTGCTCCTCGTCTTCGTGGGCGCGACGGTCGTCGCCCTGATGCCCTATCTCGACGAGGACCTCTCGGCGATCTGGACGCTGCAGCTCTGCTACCTCGCCGTCACCGGCATCTTCTTCACGATGTTCTTCTCGGACGGCAGCGACCGCCGGATCGAGGCCGCCCTCAAGGTCTACACCGCCAGCACGCTGTTCAGCGCCGTCCTCGGCATCGGCGGCTATCTCGAGCTGATCGGCAACGAGGAGCTGTTTTCCAAGTACGGCCGGGCCTCCGGCACCTTCCAGGACCCGAACGTGTTCGGCTCGTTCCTGACCCTCGGCGCGCTCTACCTGATGCACAACCTGCTCACCGGCCGCGCCCGGCATCCGCTGCTCTCGGGCCTCGGCCTCGGGATCCTGCTCACCGGCGTGTTCCTGTCCTTCTCCCGCGGCTCCTGGGGCGGAACCCTGGCGATGAGCGGGCTGATGGTCCTGATGCTCCACCAGACCAGCGCTCCGTTCTTGCGCCGCCGCATCGTGCTGCTCGCCGCCCTCACGGCGGGGTTCGGGGCGGTCGCCCTCGTGGGCCTGCTCTCGGTGGGCAATGTTGGCGAGACCTTCGCCAAGCGTGCCGCCGTTACCCAGGATTACGACGAGGGCGAGACCGGCCGCTTCGGCAACCAGCTGCGCGGCATCGGCATGCTGATCGAGGACCCGCTCGGCATGGGCCCGCTGCGCTGGCGCCGCACCTTCAACCTCGAGCCGCACAATTCCTATATCGGCGCCTTCTCCAACGGCGGCTGGGTCGGCGGCGTCGCCTTCGTGTTCCTGGTGCTGATGACCACCCGGGTGGGGCTGCGGCTGATGAGCCAGGACACGCCTTACCGGCGCCACGCCCAGATCGTGGTGCCGGCCCTCCTGATGTTCTTCCTCCAGGCGATGCAGATCGACATGGAGAAGTGGCGCCACGTCTACATGATGCTCGGCATGGTCTGGGGCTTGGAGGCGGCGCGGGTGCGCTGGCTCGCCGGCGGGGAGGCGTGA
- a CDS encoding LysR substrate-binding domain-containing protein: MTRLIDPVLLRTLAAVVRSRSFSRAAEQLGLGQSTVSQHVQRLEAQIGRRLVARDTHSVALTPEGETVLGFARTVLDAHERLERALAGGPVRGKVRFGASEDFVQSRLSEVLRDFREAYPSVDLELSVALTGFLHDALARGELDLVLGKRHVGETQGMLVRRDRLVWVGLPTALPERGEPVALASFPAPSITRAVALAALTQEGRAFRITCTCASLSGLRAAALAGVGLMAQPRSLIPDGLQELSHADLPRLADVEFVLSGPGLHREPSRALAHEILNADIWD, from the coding sequence GTGACCCGCCTGATCGATCCCGTGCTGCTGCGCACCCTGGCGGCGGTGGTGCGCAGCCGCAGCTTCAGCCGGGCGGCCGAGCAGCTCGGCCTCGGCCAGTCGACGGTGAGCCAGCACGTCCAGCGCCTGGAGGCCCAGATCGGGCGCCGGCTGGTGGCCCGGGACACCCATTCGGTGGCCCTGACCCCGGAGGGCGAGACGGTGCTGGGCTTCGCCCGCACGGTGCTCGATGCCCACGAGCGGCTGGAGCGGGCGCTGGCCGGAGGTCCCGTGCGGGGCAAGGTCCGCTTCGGCGCCTCGGAGGATTTCGTGCAGAGCCGGCTGTCGGAGGTGCTTCGCGATTTCCGCGAGGCCTACCCGTCGGTGGACCTCGAACTAAGCGTGGCGTTGACCGGCTTCCTCCACGACGCGCTGGCGAGGGGCGAGCTCGACCTCGTGCTGGGCAAGCGCCATGTCGGCGAGACGCAAGGGATGCTGGTCCGGCGCGACCGGCTGGTCTGGGTCGGGTTGCCCACCGCCCTGCCGGAGCGGGGCGAGCCGGTGGCGCTCGCGAGCTTCCCGGCCCCCAGCATCACCCGGGCGGTGGCGCTCGCGGCTCTCACGCAGGAGGGCCGGGCCTTCCGCATCACCTGCACCTGCGCCAGCCTCAGCGGCTTGCGCGCCGCGGCGCTCGCCGGCGTCGGCCTGATGGCGCAGCCCCGCAGCCTGATCCCCGACGGGTTGCAGGAACTCTCCCACGCCGACCTGCCGCGCCTCGCCGACGTCGAGTTCGTCCTGTCCGGCCCCGGCCTCCACCGCGAGCCGAGCCGGGCGCTGGCACACGAGATCCTGAACGCGGATATCTGGGACTGA